A single Sporosarcina sp. FSL W8-0480 DNA region contains:
- the rpsA gene encoding 30S ribosomal protein S1 — MTEEMNLDELNGYKEGDRVTGKVTKIEDKSVMVEISGAPFDGVIPISELSSLHIEKASDAVQVGDELELLITKVEDENFVLSKRKVDAENAWDSLEEKFNNQQTIETEVKDVVKGGLVVDLGVRGFIPASLVEDHFVESFENYKGRTMEFKIVEMDKEKNRLILSHRAVLQAAKANKREETLTELKEGQVLEGTVQRIASFGAFVDIGGVDGLVHISQLSHEHVEKVSDVLKEGDKVNVKVLSVDRDSERISLSIKETLPGPWEDIENRAPKGSVLQGTVKRLVSYGAFVEVFPGVEGLVHISRISHQHIGTPHEVLQEGQTVDVKVVDVNADEKRLSLSIKDLVEKEEEDNSYGDYEMKEETGFSLSDVIGDQLKKFTE; from the coding sequence ATGACTGAAGAGATGAATTTGGATGAATTGAACGGTTATAAAGAAGGTGACCGTGTAACTGGTAAGGTAACAAAAATCGAAGATAAATCGGTGATGGTCGAAATTTCTGGTGCGCCGTTTGACGGTGTCATCCCAATTAGCGAACTGTCAAGCCTTCACATTGAAAAAGCATCAGATGCAGTTCAAGTAGGAGATGAGCTTGAATTGCTTATCACAAAAGTTGAAGATGAGAATTTTGTTCTATCGAAACGAAAAGTAGATGCGGAAAACGCATGGGATTCACTTGAAGAAAAGTTTAACAACCAACAAACAATTGAAACAGAGGTTAAGGATGTTGTGAAAGGCGGCCTCGTAGTAGATTTAGGTGTACGTGGATTTATTCCTGCATCACTTGTAGAAGATCATTTTGTCGAATCGTTCGAAAACTACAAGGGACGTACAATGGAATTCAAAATCGTTGAAATGGACAAGGAGAAAAATCGTTTGATCCTTTCTCATCGTGCCGTCCTTCAAGCAGCAAAAGCGAATAAGAGAGAGGAAACCCTTACTGAACTGAAAGAGGGTCAAGTTCTCGAAGGTACAGTACAACGTATCGCTTCGTTCGGTGCTTTTGTCGATATCGGGGGAGTTGATGGGTTGGTCCATATTTCTCAACTATCACACGAACATGTTGAAAAAGTTTCGGATGTCCTTAAAGAAGGAGACAAAGTCAATGTCAAGGTACTATCTGTAGACCGTGACTCCGAACGAATCTCCTTGTCGATCAAAGAAACGTTGCCAGGACCATGGGAAGATATCGAGAATCGTGCTCCAAAAGGATCCGTCTTACAGGGTACAGTGAAACGCCTCGTTTCCTACGGTGCATTTGTAGAAGTATTCCCGGGTGTGGAGGGGCTTGTTCATATTTCACGCATCTCCCATCAGCATATTGGAACACCTCACGAAGTCTTGCAAGAAGGTCAAACAGTGGACGTTAAGGTGGTTGACGTCAACGCAGACGAAAAGCGACTCTCTCTTAGCATTAAAGACTTGGTTGAGAAAGAGGAAGAAGATAACTCCTATGGCGATTATGAGATGAAAGAAGAAACAGGATTCTCCTTAAGCGACGTCATCGGAGACCAACTTAAAAAGTTTACTGAATAA
- the cmk gene encoding (d)CMP kinase, with translation MSKGIIIAIDGPAAAGKSTIAKRIAQKLGYTYIDTGAMYRALTHKAIKSDINMGSDKDLADLLEHTEIVLVPVENGQAVWIDGVDCTEEIRSQEVTANVSEVAAHTTVRHLMVEKQRELAEGTGVVMDGRDIGTAVLPNAELKVFMTASVDERAERRFIENGKRGIHVPLAQLKEEIEKRDRADSERELSPLKMAEDAVLVDTTSMSIEEVANKVIELAEKRMNQ, from the coding sequence ATGAGTAAAGGGATTATTATTGCAATTGATGGTCCTGCAGCTGCAGGTAAAAGCACTATTGCAAAAAGGATTGCACAAAAATTGGGATATACGTATATAGACACAGGTGCGATGTACAGAGCTTTGACGCATAAAGCTATCAAATCAGACATAAATATGGGTAGTGATAAGGATTTAGCGGATTTACTTGAACATACTGAAATAGTATTAGTTCCTGTGGAAAATGGCCAAGCGGTCTGGATTGACGGAGTCGATTGCACCGAGGAGATCCGCTCCCAAGAAGTAACGGCTAATGTCTCTGAGGTCGCTGCCCACACAACAGTACGACATCTTATGGTGGAGAAACAAAGAGAATTAGCAGAAGGAACTGGCGTAGTGATGGACGGTCGCGATATCGGGACTGCAGTACTTCCGAATGCGGAGTTAAAGGTGTTTATGACAGCCTCTGTCGATGAAAGGGCTGAAAGGCGTTTTATCGAAAATGGAAAACGTGGAATTCATGTTCCTCTTGCACAACTGAAAGAGGAAATCGAAAAAAGGGACCGCGCAGATAGTGAGCGAGAATTATCTCCACTGAAAATGGCAGAAGACGCTGTTTTGGTGGATACGACATCCATGTCTATTGAAGAAGTGGCTAATAAAGTAATTGAACTGGCGGAAAAGAGGATGAACCAATGA
- a CDS encoding lysophospholipid acyltransferase family protein — protein MNLYPFGKFLVSTIFFPLFRIKVIGKENFPKDGGVLLCTNHIDNFDPPVVGISSPRTVHFMAKEELFNVPILKSILPSVNAFPVKRGMSDREAFRTTLKLLRGGHVVGMFPEGTRSKTGQLGKGLAGAGFFALKGDAVVMPCAIVGPYKPFKQLKVVFGQPIDMTSYRERKASAEEVTEVIMSEIRTLLEQNK, from the coding sequence ATGAATCTATACCCGTTCGGTAAATTTTTAGTTAGTACTATTTTCTTTCCACTTTTTCGGATAAAGGTTATTGGCAAAGAAAACTTCCCGAAAGATGGAGGGGTACTTCTTTGTACAAACCATATTGATAATTTCGATCCGCCGGTCGTTGGAATATCTAGTCCCCGAACAGTACATTTCATGGCAAAGGAAGAGCTGTTTAATGTACCGATCCTGAAATCAATTCTCCCAAGTGTGAACGCATTTCCTGTCAAACGGGGCATGAGTGACCGCGAAGCGTTCAGAACTACCCTAAAACTTCTGCGGGGTGGTCATGTAGTCGGCATGTTTCCTGAAGGTACAAGAAGTAAAACAGGACAACTTGGTAAGGGACTTGCTGGTGCAGGATTCTTCGCCCTCAAAGGTGATGCAGTCGTAATGCCATGTGCTATCGTGGGCCCTTACAAACCATTCAAACAGCTGAAAGTCGTTTTTGGACAGCCGATTGACATGACGAGCTATCGGGAGAGAAAAGCATCCGCAGAAGAAGTAACAGAAGTGATTATGAGTGAAATCCGAACCCTTTTAGAACAGAATAAATAA
- a CDS encoding flagellar brake domain-containing protein: MFLSIGTTLTIVKVDREEKNEQFKSKVVDAGENFVMIDYPVNVETNRTTFLIDGTKLNVTFVRNNVSYLFKTEVTGRANKGIPMLKISYPGDQMLTKIQRREFVRVETAVDVAVGYRGVFQQFVADDISAGGIALNLGPNDTFEDGEKVRLTIALPFMNDEIKYIKTDAKTIRTWKKNERDIASLQFVETTPKDRQNIIRFCFERQLQARNEA; encoded by the coding sequence TTGTTCCTTTCTATTGGTACAACGTTAACCATCGTGAAAGTCGACAGGGAAGAAAAAAATGAGCAATTTAAAAGTAAGGTTGTTGACGCGGGTGAAAATTTTGTCATGATTGACTATCCCGTCAATGTTGAAACGAATCGGACGACGTTCTTGATCGATGGTACAAAATTGAATGTTACTTTTGTTAGAAATAATGTTTCTTATCTATTTAAAACCGAAGTAACAGGCAGGGCAAATAAAGGCATCCCAATGTTGAAAATCTCCTATCCAGGAGATCAAATGCTAACTAAAATCCAAAGACGAGAATTTGTACGTGTGGAAACGGCCGTAGATGTCGCTGTGGGCTATAGGGGTGTTTTTCAACAATTCGTCGCGGATGATATCAGTGCTGGAGGCATAGCGTTAAACCTTGGGCCAAATGATACATTCGAAGATGGTGAAAAGGTGAGATTAACGATTGCCTTACCTTTCATGAATGATGAGATTAAGTACATTAAAACGGATGCGAAAACAATACGTACTTGGAAGAAGAATGAGCGTGATATTGCATCCCTGCAGTTTGTGGAGACAACGCCTAAGGATAGACAGAACATTATCCGATTTTGCTTTGAAAGACAATTGCAGGCAAGGAATGAAGCATAG
- the der gene encoding ribosome biogenesis GTPase Der — MSKPTVAIVGRPNVGKSTIFNRIVGERISIVEDVAGVTRDRIYSSADWLSHDFNLIDTGGIDIGDEPFLEQIRAQAEIAIEEADVIIFLTNGREGVTDADEHVAKILYKTKKPVVLAVNKIDNPDMRDMIYDFYSLGFGDPYPISGSHGIGLGDLLDAVAASFPEPGEEAIEDDVIRFSLIGRPNVGKSSLVNALLGEDRVIVSDVAGTTTDAIDTSYEYEGQKYKIIDTAGMRKKGKVYENMEKYSVLRALKAIDRSDVVLIVINGEEGIREQDKRIAGYAEEAGKGIMFVVNKWDAVEKDDKTMNKFNEDIRKNFLFLDYAPIAYVSAKTKQRVTTLFDTIKMISENHALRIQSSVLNEVIEDAVARNPAPSDKGRRLRIYYATQVAVKPPVFVVFVNEPELMHFSYERFLQNRLRESFGFEGTPVRLITRARS; from the coding sequence ATGAGTAAACCAACTGTAGCAATCGTTGGAAGACCGAATGTCGGAAAATCGACAATCTTCAACCGAATAGTCGGAGAACGTATTTCAATCGTCGAGGACGTAGCCGGCGTAACAAGAGACCGGATATATAGCTCCGCTGACTGGCTCTCCCATGACTTTAACCTAATCGATACAGGCGGTATTGATATTGGCGATGAGCCATTCCTTGAACAAATCAGAGCACAAGCGGAAATCGCAATCGAAGAAGCGGACGTCATCATCTTCTTGACAAACGGGCGAGAAGGCGTGACGGATGCAGACGAACATGTCGCCAAAATACTTTATAAAACAAAGAAACCCGTTGTTCTCGCTGTAAATAAAATCGATAACCCAGATATGCGTGATATGATATATGACTTTTATTCACTCGGTTTTGGCGATCCATATCCGATTTCTGGCTCACACGGAATCGGGCTCGGAGACCTGCTTGATGCTGTTGCAGCTAGTTTCCCGGAACCAGGAGAAGAAGCCATTGAGGATGACGTCATCCGTTTTTCATTGATCGGTAGACCTAATGTCGGCAAATCATCCCTTGTGAACGCATTGCTTGGAGAAGACCGGGTCATCGTCAGTGATGTAGCCGGAACGACAACTGATGCAATAGACACATCCTATGAGTATGAGGGGCAGAAGTACAAAATCATCGACACTGCCGGAATGCGCAAAAAAGGGAAAGTGTACGAGAATATGGAGAAATATAGTGTTTTAAGGGCATTAAAAGCAATCGATCGTTCAGACGTAGTGTTAATTGTTATCAATGGTGAAGAAGGGATACGTGAACAGGATAAGCGTATCGCTGGTTATGCGGAAGAAGCAGGAAAAGGAATCATGTTTGTTGTGAATAAATGGGACGCTGTCGAAAAAGACGACAAGACGATGAACAAATTCAATGAGGATATCCGAAAGAATTTCCTATTCTTAGATTACGCTCCGATCGCCTATGTCTCCGCGAAAACAAAACAACGTGTTACAACTTTATTTGATACCATTAAAATGATTAGCGAAAACCACGCATTACGTATCCAGTCAAGCGTATTGAACGAAGTGATTGAGGATGCTGTTGCACGAAATCCAGCACCTTCAGACAAAGGCCGCAGACTTCGTATCTATTATGCAACCCAAGTGGCTGTAAAGCCTCCAGTCTTCGTTGTTTTTGTGAATGAACCTGAACTAATGCACTTTTCATATGAACGCTTCCTGCAGAATCGTTTGAGGGAATCATTCGGCTTCGAGGGTACACCTGTCCGTCTAATTACACGAGCAAGAAGCTGA